The proteins below are encoded in one region of Amycolatopsis acidiphila:
- a CDS encoding esterase/lipase family protein codes for MRRVLGALLALCLGALTFVGAGSAQAATHTPVVFVHGYAGSASNWTTAEALFTAAGYSSNELYAYQYNWAQSNRTSAAGLASYVDQVRQRTGSAKVDIVNHSMGGLVTDWYVKQLGGAASVSHVASLAGANHGTTSAGACLVNPSCQEMYPGSSFIAQVTSGDETPGPTRFATWYSPCDGVIIPYTSTTLSGATNNYVACETHIGYLTDAVVLSQVRSFLGS; via the coding sequence ATGCGTCGCGTTCTGGGCGCCCTGCTCGCGCTGTGCCTCGGCGCGCTGACTTTCGTCGGCGCCGGCTCCGCGCAGGCCGCCACCCACACCCCGGTCGTCTTCGTCCACGGTTACGCCGGAAGCGCGTCCAACTGGACGACCGCGGAGGCACTGTTCACCGCGGCCGGGTACAGCAGCAACGAGCTGTACGCCTATCAGTACAACTGGGCCCAGTCCAACCGGACGAGCGCGGCCGGGCTCGCGTCCTACGTCGACCAGGTGCGGCAGCGGACCGGCTCGGCGAAGGTCGACATCGTCAACCACTCGATGGGCGGGCTGGTCACCGACTGGTACGTCAAGCAGTTGGGCGGGGCGGCCTCGGTGAGCCACGTGGCCTCGCTCGCGGGCGCCAACCACGGCACCACCTCCGCCGGGGCGTGCCTGGTCAACCCGTCCTGCCAGGAGATGTACCCGGGCTCGTCGTTCATCGCGCAGGTCACCTCGGGTGACGAGACGCCGGGCCCGACGAGGTTCGCGACGTGGTACTCGCCGTGCGACGGGGTCATCATCCCGTACACCAGCACGACCCTCAGCGGGGCGACGAACAACTATGTCGCGTGCGAGACCCACATCGGCTACCTGACGGACGCGGTCGTGCTGTCACAGGTGCGAAGCTTCCTGGGCAGCTGA
- a CDS encoding AMP-binding protein, whose translation MSFDLVLEHPRRAVWQVISAPELYPRFFRGVGSCERAGVAGRLARYRMRVSLCGQPVEHEMRVLLSRRDEQFVLDSEQDTAGRVSVRLADAEGGHTLVKCIFFLPPRGSKLSANDLKHWVRDGLARIGRHLSGLPEPLPDERPPSHLQIANTLVSAGILTTARPDRLMRQLHAASKWGATLAGGYTAAALRSPKALAVIDDDGPRWTFAELSRRTNRLAGILRKMGAGPDGRVAVLARNSGALVQILLACGKLGVDAVLLNTGLAEPQVLDGVHRQHVRIVVADPEFTPLLTNLSPTTSWVGTDAIDALIDHAPDVRMDPPSSPGRLVVLTSGTTGTPKGARRPTPKGLSAAVALLSRIPLHSLDRILVATPLFHTWGLAAMQVGMPLCATLVLQRRFDAEECLRAVEESRCTAMFVVPVMLQRIMALPPEVRARYDTSSLRIVVSSGSALPGALVTGFLDAFGDILYNFYGSTEVSAAAIATPADLRAAPTTAGHPPLGSRLAILGPSGEPLPPGEVGWIHVGNELLFDGYTDGSGREVRHNLMDTGDRGYLDADGRLFVSGRSDDMIISGGENVFPRPVEEALATLPGVADAAVLGVPDAEYGQRLVAYIVAYPRSGLDEDVVREFLRHRVARFALPREVVFVTELPRTQTGKVLKRVLLEDGWLANTRAR comes from the coding sequence GTGAGCTTCGACCTGGTCCTCGAGCATCCGCGCCGCGCCGTGTGGCAGGTGATCTCCGCGCCCGAGCTCTACCCGCGGTTCTTCCGTGGCGTCGGCTCGTGCGAACGGGCCGGCGTGGCGGGCCGGCTCGCCCGGTACCGGATGCGGGTCAGCCTGTGCGGGCAGCCGGTCGAGCACGAGATGCGGGTGCTGCTCAGCCGCCGCGACGAGCAGTTCGTGCTGGACAGCGAGCAGGACACGGCGGGCCGTGTCTCGGTGCGGCTGGCCGACGCCGAGGGCGGGCACACGCTGGTCAAGTGCATCTTCTTCCTGCCGCCCCGCGGTTCGAAGCTGAGTGCGAACGACCTCAAGCACTGGGTGCGCGACGGGCTGGCGCGGATCGGCAGGCATCTGTCCGGCCTGCCGGAGCCGCTGCCCGACGAGCGCCCGCCGTCGCACCTGCAGATCGCGAACACGCTGGTCTCGGCCGGCATCCTGACCACCGCGCGGCCCGACCGGCTGATGCGCCAGCTGCACGCGGCCTCGAAGTGGGGCGCGACGCTGGCCGGTGGCTACACCGCCGCCGCGCTGCGCTCGCCGAAGGCACTCGCGGTGATCGACGACGACGGCCCGCGCTGGACCTTCGCGGAGCTGTCCCGGCGGACGAACCGGCTGGCGGGGATCCTGCGCAAGATGGGCGCCGGGCCGGACGGGCGGGTCGCGGTGCTCGCGCGCAACTCCGGCGCGCTGGTGCAGATCCTGCTCGCCTGCGGGAAGCTCGGCGTCGACGCGGTGCTGCTCAACACCGGGCTCGCGGAGCCGCAGGTGCTCGACGGCGTGCACCGCCAGCACGTGCGGATCGTCGTCGCCGACCCCGAGTTCACCCCGCTGCTGACCAACCTGTCGCCGACCACCTCGTGGGTCGGCACCGACGCGATCGACGCGCTGATCGACCACGCCCCTGACGTCCGGATGGACCCGCCGTCCTCGCCTGGCAGGCTCGTGGTGCTCACCTCGGGCACGACCGGCACCCCGAAGGGCGCGCGGCGCCCGACCCCGAAGGGCCTGTCCGCGGCGGTCGCGCTGCTCTCCCGCATCCCGCTGCACTCGCTGGACCGCATCCTCGTCGCGACCCCGCTGTTCCACACCTGGGGCCTGGCGGCGATGCAGGTCGGCATGCCGTTGTGCGCGACGCTCGTGCTGCAGCGGCGCTTCGACGCCGAGGAGTGCCTGCGGGCGGTGGAGGAGTCGCGCTGCACGGCGATGTTCGTGGTGCCGGTGATGCTGCAGCGGATCATGGCGCTGCCGCCCGAGGTCCGGGCTCGCTACGACACCTCCAGCCTGCGCATCGTGGTCAGCAGCGGCTCGGCGCTGCCCGGCGCGCTGGTCACCGGCTTCCTGGACGCGTTCGGCGACATCCTCTACAACTTCTACGGCTCGACGGAGGTCTCGGCCGCGGCCATCGCCACTCCCGCGGACCTGCGGGCCGCCCCCACGACTGCGGGGCACCCACCGCTGGGCTCGCGGCTGGCGATCCTCGGCCCGTCGGGGGAGCCGCTGCCGCCGGGCGAGGTCGGCTGGATCCACGTGGGCAACGAGCTGCTGTTCGACGGCTACACCGACGGCAGCGGCCGCGAGGTCCGGCACAACCTGATGGACACCGGCGACCGCGGCTACCTCGACGCCGACGGGCGGCTGTTCGTGTCCGGCCGCAGCGACGACATGATCATCTCGGGCGGCGAGAACGTGTTCCCGCGCCCGGTCGAGGAGGCGCTCGCGACCCTGCCCGGGGTGGCGGACGCCGCGGTGCTCGGCGTGCCCGACGCCGAGTACGGGCAGCGCCTGGTCGCCTACATCGTGGCGTACCCGCGCTCGGGGCTCGACGAGGACGTCGTACGCGAGTTCCTGCGCCACCGGGTCGCGCGGTTCGCCCTCCCGCGCGAGGTCGTCTTCGTCACCGAGCTGCCGCGCACCCAGACCGGAAAGGTGCTCAAGCGGGTGCTGCTCGAGGACGGCTGGCTGGCCAACACCCGGGCGCGCTAG